One window of the Allosaccharopolyspora coralli genome contains the following:
- the groL gene encoding chaperonin GroEL (60 kDa chaperone family; promotes refolding of misfolded polypeptides especially under stressful conditions; forms two stacked rings of heptamers to form a barrel-shaped 14mer; ends can be capped by GroES; misfolded proteins enter the barrel where they are refolded when GroES binds): MAKQITFDEEARRALERGVNQLADAVKVTLGPRGRHVVLDKQFGGPNITNDGVTIARDIELDDPYENLGAQLAKNVATKTNDVAGDGTTTATVLAQSLVKEGLRNLAAGANPASLGAGIQKATDAVVEELKSKSTPVKGKDGIAQIATVSSRDDSIGALVGEAMERVGDDGVVSIEESSTLATELEVTEGVQFDKGFVSPYFVTDAERQEAVLEDAQVLLHREKISAVQELLPLLEKIANNGKPLLIVAEDVEGEALSTLVVNAIRKTLRVVVVKAPFFGDRRKAFMDDLAVVTGGQVIAEEVGLKLSEVGPEVLGGVRRVTVTKDDTTLVDGKGDQSEVRARAEQIRKEAEASDSDWDREKLNERLAKLAGGVAVIKVGAATETELKERKSRIEDAVAASKAAAEEGSVPGGGSSLIHAAKVLDGDLGSTGDEATGVRLVRKALEAPLFWIASNAGQEGAVVVSKVRDLEWGSGFNASTLEFGDLQRPGVVDPLKVTRSAVANAASIARMVLTTESAVVEKPEEEDDESGQGHGHGH; encoded by the coding sequence ATGGCTAAGCAGATCACTTTCGACGAGGAGGCTCGTCGCGCACTCGAGCGCGGCGTCAACCAACTCGCCGACGCGGTGAAGGTCACCCTCGGGCCGCGGGGGCGGCACGTCGTACTGGACAAGCAGTTCGGCGGCCCGAACATCACCAACGACGGTGTGACCATCGCGCGCGACATCGAGCTGGACGACCCGTACGAGAACCTGGGCGCCCAGCTCGCGAAGAACGTCGCGACCAAGACCAACGACGTCGCGGGCGACGGCACCACCACGGCCACCGTGCTCGCGCAATCCTTGGTCAAGGAGGGCTTGCGCAACCTCGCCGCCGGTGCGAACCCGGCTTCGCTGGGCGCGGGCATCCAGAAGGCCACCGACGCGGTCGTCGAGGAGCTGAAGTCGAAGTCCACCCCGGTCAAGGGCAAGGACGGCATCGCGCAGATCGCGACCGTCTCCTCCCGGGACGACTCGATCGGCGCCCTCGTCGGTGAGGCGATGGAGCGGGTTGGCGACGACGGCGTCGTCTCCATCGAGGAGTCCTCGACGCTGGCTACCGAACTCGAGGTCACCGAGGGTGTCCAGTTCGACAAGGGCTTCGTCTCGCCGTACTTCGTCACCGACGCCGAGCGCCAGGAAGCCGTCCTGGAGGACGCGCAGGTCCTGCTGCACCGCGAGAAGATCTCCGCTGTGCAGGAACTGCTGCCGCTGTTGGAGAAGATCGCCAACAACGGCAAGCCGCTGCTGATCGTCGCCGAGGACGTCGAAGGGGAGGCGCTGTCGACGCTGGTCGTCAACGCCATCCGCAAGACGCTGCGGGTCGTCGTCGTCAAGGCGCCGTTCTTCGGCGACCGCCGCAAGGCCTTCATGGACGACCTCGCGGTCGTCACCGGCGGTCAGGTCATCGCCGAGGAGGTCGGCCTCAAGCTCTCCGAGGTCGGGCCCGAGGTGCTCGGCGGCGTCCGCCGCGTCACGGTCACCAAGGACGACACCACCCTCGTGGACGGTAAGGGTGACCAGTCCGAGGTGCGCGCCCGTGCGGAGCAGATCCGCAAGGAGGCCGAGGCCAGCGACTCCGACTGGGACCGCGAGAAGCTCAACGAGCGGCTCGCCAAGCTCGCCGGCGGCGTTGCGGTGATCAAGGTCGGTGCCGCCACCGAGACCGAGCTCAAGGAGCGCAAGTCCCGGATCGAGGACGCGGTCGCCGCGTCGAAGGCCGCGGCCGAGGAGGGCAGTGTGCCCGGCGGTGGCTCGAGCTTGATCCACGCGGCGAAGGTGCTCGACGGCGACCTCGGCAGCACCGGCGACGAGGCGACCGGCGTGCGGCTGGTCCGCAAGGCACTGGAGGCTCCGCTGTTCTGGATCGCGTCCAACGCGGGCCAGGAAGGTGCGGTCGTGGTCTCGAAGGTTCGTGACCTTGAGTGGGGGTCGGGCTTCAACGCCTCGACTCTCGAGTTCGGCGACTTGCAGCGGCCCGGTGTGGTCGACCCGCTGAAGGTGACCCGGTCCGCGGTCGCCAACGCGGCCTCGATCGCGCGCATGGTGCTCACCACCGAGAGCGCCGTGGTCGAGAAGCCGGAGGAAGAGGACGACGAGTCCGGGCAAGGCCACGGCCACGGGCACTG
- the groES gene encoding co-chaperone GroES, producing the protein MASIKPLEDKIVVQASEAETTTASGIVIPDTAKEKPQEGKVLAVGPGRVDEKGNRIPVDVKEGDVVIYSKYGGTEVKYNGEEYLILSARDVLAVVN; encoded by the coding sequence GTGGCGAGCATCAAGCCGCTTGAGGACAAGATCGTCGTCCAGGCGAGCGAGGCCGAGACGACGACTGCGTCGGGCATCGTGATCCCGGACACCGCCAAGGAAAAGCCCCAGGAGGGCAAGGTCCTGGCGGTCGGCCCCGGCCGTGTCGACGAGAAGGGCAACCGCATCCCGGTGGATGTCAAGGAGGGTGACGTGGTCATCTACTCCAAGTACGGCGGCACCGAGGTCAAGTACAACGGCGAGGAGTACCTGATCCTCTCCGCCCGCGACGTGCTCGCCGTCGTCAACTGA